The following are from one region of the Longimicrobiaceae bacterium genome:
- a CDS encoding glycerophosphodiester phosphodiesterase — protein sequence MAHRGGSLLAPENTLEAFRRALEWWRADVLEVDVQPTADGDVVVFHDATVDRTTDGSGPVAGLRLEEIRRLDGGFRFTADGGRSFPFRGRGVRIATLEELLRAFPDARVNVEIKDRRAQRRVWETVHDLRATGRVLIAAGHRANRSLFGDYPGPTSASGEEMKAFYLHHLTHTTRFWRPPVDAFQMPERYGGVQVLTPRFLREVQARNVAVHVWTVDEEADMRRLLRLGVDGIVTDRPDRLARVLHEMFGRPLPPGTPDEATEGPQLNREPPANG from the coding sequence ATGGCCCACCGGGGCGGATCCCTCCTCGCCCCGGAGAACACCCTGGAAGCCTTTCGGCGCGCCCTGGAGTGGTGGCGCGCCGACGTGCTGGAGGTGGACGTCCAGCCCACGGCGGACGGCGACGTGGTGGTGTTCCACGACGCCACCGTGGACCGCACCACGGACGGCAGCGGCCCCGTCGCCGGGCTGCGGCTGGAGGAGATCCGGCGCCTGGACGGCGGCTTCCGCTTCACCGCGGACGGCGGCCGGAGCTTCCCCTTCCGCGGCCGCGGCGTCCGGATCGCCACGCTGGAAGAGCTGCTCCGCGCCTTCCCGGACGCCCGCGTCAACGTGGAGATCAAGGACCGACGCGCGCAGCGCCGCGTTTGGGAGACGGTGCACGACCTCCGCGCGACCGGGCGGGTGCTGATCGCCGCGGGGCACCGGGCCAACCGCTCCCTCTTCGGCGACTATCCCGGCCCGACGAGCGCCTCCGGGGAGGAGATGAAGGCCTTCTACCTCCACCACCTCACCCACACCACCCGATTCTGGCGCCCGCCCGTGGACGCCTTCCAGATGCCGGAGCGCTACGGCGGCGTGCAGGTGCTGACCCCCCGCTTCCTCCGCGAGGTGCAGGCCCGCAACGTCGCCGTGCACGTCTGGACGGTGGACGAGGAGGCCGACATGCGCCGCCTCCTCCGCCTGGGCGTGGACGGCATCGTGACGGACCGCCCGGACCGGCTCGCGCGCGTGCTCCACGAGATGTTCGGTAGGCCCCTGCCGCCGGGAACGCCGGACGAAGCGACCGAGGGCCCGCAGCTCAACAGGGAACCGCCTGCAAACGGCTGA
- a CDS encoding pentapeptide repeat-containing protein, with protein MEHRILTDRDVWMLAAAGHLNLRGAVLDGVNLERANLAGARLERASLKGARLAGAILTGADLSGADLEGADLKGADLTEATLTEAYLKSAHLWGAYLERATLEWAFMEGAYLEWAYLRGAHLTGAYLKGAVLTGADLAGASFKGANLTGAYLRGADLSGAVLEFGTLEWADLAGANLSEASLRGANLTGAVLTGTNLSRATLATATLKGADLSQANLDGAEMAGADLERAELGGVSLPAGAPEAAAGAEA; from the coding sequence ATGGAGCACAGGATTCTCACCGACCGGGACGTCTGGATGCTGGCCGCCGCCGGCCACCTCAACCTGCGGGGCGCGGTCCTGGACGGGGTGAACCTGGAGCGCGCGAACCTCGCCGGCGCGCGCCTGGAGCGCGCCAGCCTCAAGGGAGCGCGGCTCGCGGGGGCGATCCTCACCGGGGCCGATCTCTCCGGGGCCGACCTGGAGGGCGCGGACCTCAAGGGCGCCGACCTCACCGAAGCCACCCTCACCGAGGCGTACCTGAAGTCCGCGCACCTCTGGGGGGCGTACCTGGAGCGCGCCACGCTGGAGTGGGCGTTCATGGAAGGGGCGTACCTGGAGTGGGCGTACCTTCGCGGCGCGCACCTGACCGGGGCGTACCTCAAGGGCGCGGTGCTCACCGGCGCCGACCTGGCCGGCGCCTCATTCAAGGGCGCCAACCTGACCGGGGCCTACCTCCGCGGCGCGGACCTTTCCGGCGCCGTCCTCGAGTTCGGCACGCTGGAGTGGGCGGACCTGGCCGGGGCGAACCTGTCCGAGGCGAGCCTGCGGGGCGCGAACCTGACCGGCGCCGTGCTCACCGGGACCAACCTGAGCCGGGCCACCCTCGCCACCGCCACGCTCAAGGGGGCGGACCTCTCCCAGGCCAACCTGGACGGCGCCGAGATGGCCGGAGCCGACCTGGAGCGCGCGGAGCTCGGCGGCGTCAGCCTCCCGGCCGGCGCACCGGAGGCCGCCGCGGGGGCCGAAGCGTAG